Proteins from a single region of Theileria parva strain Muguga chromosome 1, complete sequence, whole genome shotgun sequence:
- the gyrB gene encoding DNA gyrase B family protein, with protein MISSSLSLIWNNDKCRLLYTLIILCNIIKVSSGYLLNGNGIIRNTQINIRNLDNHVSSRDNIKTVNKNTYKFQLNNQNTDDFIPSSVTDDDQREENVQQLQDNEEYRSDDIIVLEGLNAVRKRPGMYIGNTGERGVHQLLYEVLDNSVDEYLAGFCNKITVSLMNDGSVEVSDNGRGIPCDISPKTGKSGLETVLTVLHSGGKFQDIFPPNSISVKPDDKNDSKSSKKGSKELEEKRIYEYSSGLHGVGLSVVNALSEFLIVDVFKGSKSYHIELSKGNITKPLTEFSEPETTDQPNPNLKKYGTTIRFLPDYKHIFKTHHQHTETENEENSGTSTDKNDLDTKCSGCKNGFILDLIKTRAKELSYLNPGLFIKLVDYRISNENNEPWEELYHNTGGTRSFLEELIKDKTPLYKPISYITIRGVINNVNVEVSFSWSLESYTALIKAYANNVSTIAGTHIDGFKTSITRCVNGLLKKYGYFRGNVKPLNGEFIREGMTAVISVKLTGAEFDGQTKTKLGNALVKTVTEKIVNEQFTNILENNKELLLAIHNKSQAAKKAFDAARSAKDLIRQKSSSLISNISGKLTECSSNNVENNELFIVEGESAAGNAKQARNRQFQAVLPLKGKILNIEKITDNSKVLENQQIQLLMNSIGISINPVTWRQKDLIAGTDVALDPFIEMNNNLNKLRYGKIILLTDADVDGSHLKSLLLCLLYRLCPSLYLHGRVYVASPPLYRITNLRNKKYIYSWSQEHLLRTIKELNSKYEHKETTDGDEEKGDTQDQKPQYEDELEDNEDDREGNVEEIELKTELGSNVTQDKQSDELDLYNINKTLSKTNKHLIIQRFKGLGEMMANQLWETTMDPKKRILKRIVVSHQPEISEIIKLLMGSDVQSRKQYIFNNSQAFHLEDLDI; from the exons atGATTTCAAGTTCATTGTCCCTTATTTGgaataatgataaatgtAGATTATTGTACacactaataattttatgtaacATAATAAAAGTATCATCAGgatatttgttaaatggAAATGGAATAATAAGAAATACCCAAATAAACATACGGAATCTGGATAATCATGTTTCATCTCGTGATAACATTAAAACTGTTAACAAAAACACATATAAGTTTCAGTTAAATAACCAAAATACAGATGATTTTATACCTTCTTCTGTCACTGATGATGATCAGAGGGAAGAAAATGTCCAACAATTACAGGATAACGAAGAGTACAGAAGCGATGATATAATTGTGCTGGAGGGATTAAATGCTGTTCGTAAGAGACCAGGAATGTACATAGGAAATACAGGAGAAAGAGGTGTGCATCAACTATTGTACGAAGTACTTGATAACTCGGTTGATGAGTATTTGGCAGGATTTTGTAATAAGATAACTGTGAGTCTCATGAATGACGGGTCAGTTGAAGTATCAGATAACGGAAGGGGTATTCCATGTGATATCTCCCCCAAAACAGGAAAATCTGGTCTGGAAACTGTCCTAACTGTGCTTCATTCGGGAGGCAAATTTCAAGATATTTTCCCTCCGAACTCAATTTCCGTTAAACctgatgataaaaatgactCTAAATCTAGCAAGAAAGGTAGCAAAGAACTTGAGGAAAAGAGAATTTATGAATATAGCAGTGGACTACACGGTGTTGGTCTAAGTGTAGTTAATGCCTTGAGTGAGTTCCTGATTGTGGATGTCTTCAAGGGTTCTAAAAGTTACCATATAGAACTTTCCAAAGGGAACATCACTAAACCACTGACTGAATTCTCCGAACCTGAAACCACCGATCAACCGAATCcaaatctaaaaaaatatGGAACAACAATAAGGTTTCTGCCTGATTAcaaacatatttttaaaacgCACCACCAACACACTGAAACGGAAAACGAAGAAAATTCTGGTACCAGTACCGACAAAAATGATTTAGATACTAAATGCTCTGGTTGTAAGAACGGATTCATATTGGATTTGATTAAAACCCGCGCAAAGGAATTGTCATATTTAAACCCTGgtttattcattaaattgGTTGACTACCGCATAAGCAATGAAAACAAT GAACCGTGGGAAGAATTGTACCATAATACTGGTGGGACGAGGTCATTTTTGGAGGAATTGATTAAAGATAAAACTCCTCTGTATAAGCCGATAAGCTACATCAC aattagGGGAGttattaacaatgttaacGTTGAAGTGTCGTTCTCCTGGTCACTGGAGTCGTACACAGCTCTCATAAAGGCATATGCAAACAACGTTAGCACAATAGCAGGAACACACATTGATGGATTTAAAACTTCAATAACACGA tGTGTAAATGGTCTCCTGAAGAAGTATGGCTATTTTAGGGGCAATGTCAAGCCATTAAACGGAGAATTCATAAGAGAAG GAATGACTGCTGTCATATCAGTTAAACTTACCGGAGCTGAGTTTGACGGGCAGACTAAAACTAAACTGGGAAATGCATTAGTAAAGACAGTAACAGAGAAG atTGTAAATGAACAATTTACTAACATACTGGAGAATAATAAGGAGTTGTTGCTAGCAATACATAATAAATCACAAGCTGCGAAAAAAGCATTCGATGCAGCCAGGAGTGCTAAGGATCTTATAAGACAAAAATCGTCAAGCCTAATATCAAATATCTCAG GAAAATTGACTGAATGCAGCTCAAACAACGTCGAGAACAACGAGTTGTTCATAGTCGAGGGTGAAAGTGCAGCAGGAAATGCAAAACAGGCAAGAAATAGACAATTTCAAGCGGTTTTGCCCCTGAAGGGGAAGATCCTTAACATTGAAAAGATAACAGACAATAGTAAAGTGCTGGAAAATCAACAGATTCAG CTTTTGATGAACAGTATTGGAATTTCAATAAATCCAGTAACATGGAGACAAAAGGATTTAATTGCTGGAACGGATGTGGCATTGGACCCATTCATAGAGATGAACAACA ACCTTAACAAGTTGAGATACGGGAAAATCATATTGTTGACTGATGCTGATGTTGACGGCTCCCACTTAAAGTCACTTTTACTCTGTTTACTGTACAGACTTTGCCCAAGTCTGTATTTGCATGGAAGAGTGTATGTGGCAAGCCCTCCACTCTACAGAATTACAAACCTGAGAAATAAAAAGTATATATATTCTTGGTCACAAGAACATTTATTAAGGACAATAAAGGAACTAAATTCTAAGTATGAACATAAAGAAACAACTGATGGGGATGAGGAGAAAGGTGATACTCAGGACCAGAAACCCCAGTATGAAGATGAATTGGAAGATAATGAAGATGACCGAGAGGGGAATGTAGAGGAAATAGAATTAAAAACAGAGTTGGGATCGAATGTAACCCAGGATAAACAAAGTGATGAGTTGGATTTGTATAACATAAACAAAACTCTAAGTAAAACAAACAAGCATTTGATCATACAGAGATTTAAGGGTCTGGGTGAAATGATGGCAAATCAGTTATGGGAGACAACAATGGATCCTAAGAAGAGAATTTTAAAGCGCATAGTAGTCAGTCACCAGCCAGAAATCTCAgaaatcattaaattattaatggGCTCAGACGTTCAGTCAAGGAAGCAGTACATATTCAATAACTCACAAGCATTTCATTTGGAGGATTTAGACATCTAA